A window of the Hevea brasiliensis isolate MT/VB/25A 57/8 chromosome 6, ASM3005281v1, whole genome shotgun sequence genome harbors these coding sequences:
- the LOC110635906 gene encoding late embryogenesis abundant protein D-7 has product MASHDQSFRAGEATGRAEEKGDRVTDTAKEKGRDVKDRTYQTAQQAKQKTAETAEATEEKVYEGKEKTKGVFQQTGEKVKQVAQSAADTVKSTLGMDQNRDDENKTHTGYEHTTTYRD; this is encoded by the exons ATGGCATCTCACGATCAGTCTTTCAGAGCTGGTGAGGCCACTGGCCGAGCTGag GAGAAGGGTGACCGGGTGACCGATACTGCGAAGGAGAAGGGCAGAGACGTGAAAGACAGGACCTACCAGACAGCCCAACAGGCCAAGCAGAAGACAGCAGAGACCGCCGAGGCAACCGAGGAGAAGGTTTATGAAGGGAAGGAGAAGACCAAGGGGGTCTTCCAGCAGACTGGGGAGAAAGTGAAGCAAGTTGCTCAAAGTGCTGCTGATACTGTGAAGAGTACTCTTGGGATGGATCAAAATCGTGATGATGAGAATAAGACCCATACTGGTTATGAGCACACTACAACTTACAGAGATTAG
- the LOC110635862 gene encoding uncharacterized protein LOC110635862 → MAHQGQNLSYDATDASGQAQLKRDEIMSQGPAQSGQDSTYTSQATNFLQQTGEQVKNMAQEAAEAVKNTLGMNSDNSSNPGHPSNNPSDPSNTSNPSNLSNPSNPSNLSNPHNPTNIGNPTHPSAGN, encoded by the exons ATGGCACACCAAGGTCAGAACTTGAGTTACGATGCCACTGATGCCAGCGGTCAAGCTCAG TTGAAGAGGGATGAGATTATGAGCCAGGGGCCTGCCCAATCTGGCCAGGATAGTACCTACACTTCCCAGGCCACCAACTTTCTTCAACAG ACTGGGGAACAAGTGAAGAACATGGCCCAAGAAGCTGCAGAGGCAGTGAAGAACACTCTGGGAATGAATTCAGACAACAGCTCCAACCCAGGTCACCCAAGCAATAATCCAAGCGACCCCAGCAACACCAGCAATCCAAGCAACCTCAGCAACCCTAGCAATCCAAGCAACCTCAGCAACCCTCACAATCCAACCAACATCGGCAATCCAACCCACCCATCTGCTGGGAATTGA